TCTCCTGCAGGGATCAGAACGCACGGGACGACCTCTCATCATTGGGCCAGAGGAAGATTATGATCCGGGATATTTCAACAACGAGGTAGTGGCACCAAACTGCTCTTGGCTCTTGTCCCATCTCTCTGGGGGCAGCCGGCCAAGGTCACGGGACAGGGCTGTCACTTCTCATATGCTCCTCCCTTTGTGGCTGTGTGCCCTGACACCCAGGAAGCGTTGGCATTTAGAAATCCTCCTGAGGAGGAAGCTGTCCAGTGACCTCATCTGCCTCTGTTATCCCAGCCCGTGCCGAGAGCATTCCTGGATGACAGCTGTCACCAGCCCAGTCACTGccgtggtggggatgggggtgtCCTGGATTGGGCTGGTGGGAATTGGGGAGCAGGGGCTGGAGCTTCACCCAGGGGTGTGCAACAGAGCTCCAGACAAGTCGGTTCCCTTCTTTCCTAACCAATGCTTCTCCTTCGGGTCCTGCAGTGCGACTCCCTCTTCCAGGACCTGGGCAAGCTGAAGTCCCGACCAGCACACCTGGGAGTCTTTCTGCGCTACATATTCTCCCAGGCAGATCCCAGCCCCCTGGTAAGAGCTGGAGGCAGCAAGCTGGGAGAAATGCCAGTGGGGCGGTGTATCCGTGCGCTACCCACATCCCTGGGGTCTGCGGGCGCTGCTGGTTTGCTGAGCACGTGGCTGAGGTGCAGGCTCTGTGTGTAGGGctcaggcagctgctggcagccctgtccccagctgtgcagcagtgaggGAAGCCCAGTGTAGGGTTACAtgtcctccccttcctcccaggCGTGATGCGGGGAGGGCGCTGCCCTCCCAGACCCCCACGGTCGTTTCCTGTTTCATGGCCGTCTGGCTGCTGCTCTATTGGATGTTTCACCTTCCTGCTTCTAAACCTTCCTCCTTCTTCGCTGCCCACCTCTGGTCTCCCCTCCTTGCAGCTCTTCTACTTATGCGCAGACGTTTGCCAGCAGACAACAGCAAAGGATTCCCGGGGTTTGGGGAAGGATATCTGGAACATCTTCTTGGACCGGAACGCGGTGAgggcaggggctgtgtgcctgCACAGGGGTCCTTGCATCTGCAGGGGGTGGGTGGGGAACCAGCTGGAAAGCCAGCATCAGTGTCACGTCCGTTGCATGAGGGTCCTTTTTAACATGTTTTGCCACTGACAGTGCTTTGCTGATGCTGATTTCTCTGCTTCGATGCAAATTGCGTAAAGCATTGCGCAGGCATTGCAcaatggcagcagcaccaggcagcttGGAGCAGGGGTCATagaggcagggctggggctcagGCTGTGCCCTCTCTTCCTGGGGGTACCTATTGCTTGGAGGGAGGACACTGCTCCAGAGGGATTTGTGTTCTGGGTGCTGTGATGAGTGTTGGGTGCTTTGTGCACTGGGAAAGTGGGACTCTCAGCTCTCACACCCCTCCAGTTGCAGAAATGACAAACAGTGATGGTGCAGGAGCATGGGGCACCCTCAccctgcagctcagagctgtgtgaGTGTGGCTTTGGCATGCAAATTCCTTCACACACTGTGTTGTGTTCCCACCGCAGCCTCTCCGAGTGAAGGTGTCGGAGCAGCTTCTGGCTGAGATCGGTGAGTGAGGAGCTCTCAGGGGCTGCCAGGGGCTCTCATGGCTGTTTCCTGCATGGCTGGTGACACTGCCTGTCCTTTTATCACCCAGAGGCTCGTCTACGGAATGGGGATGATGTCCGAGCTGCCCTCTTTGAAGCTCAGGAGATGGTGATGCCCGAGATACAGGAGCAGATCCAGGACTACAGGTGACAGTGGGATGGTCACCCCACAGAGCTCAGCATATATCCCCCTGTTCCTCGTGGTACTGACCCCCATGTGCCCATAGAACGAAGCGCACCATGGGCCTGGGGAGCCTATATGGGGAAAACGACCTCCTGGACCTGGATGGGGACCCGCAGAAGGAGCGGCAAGTGGCTGAGAAGCAGCTGGCTCAGCTGGGTGACATCCTGTAAGTGTGGGCTGCCTGGTCCTGCCACCTCCCCAGCGTGTTGATTGAGCTCAGGAAGGAGAAAgtggagcaggagctgggggtgctggtggCAGAGATGGGAGTAGGGGGCTGCAAGGGGGCATGGAGGGAGCACCCTGACCGGGGACGGCTCCCTGGGGCTGAGTGGAGGAATCCAAACAAGctcttttattcctttccatCTCTCTCTGCAGGTCAAAATATGAAGAGGACAGAAGGTGAGTGACTCTCAGCCATGGCAAGCATGCACCCAGTTGCAACTGTATTGCTGTTGCTGACTAAGGAGGGGAAAAGGGTCTTAGAGAGGAGATGCTAAACCGCCCCTTTAATATGCTGGCCTGCAGCACCTTGTCCCAGTGCCAGCTTTATCCCTGGGGGCTGTCAGGATAGCAGGGCTTGGGGAAGGAGTGTCCCTAACTCTCCCTCTTGAAGGCTGCTGCCTTTCTGCCCTCCTTATCCCTTCCCAAGTGTCCCCTGGCCAGGAAGGAGTGGTTCCTTTGTCACACGAGACCCCACAGGATGTCCCAGCTCCATTTTCACAGCCTGTGGTGCTGTGTCCTGGTGCTCTGTCTCCACTCAGACTCTTCTCTTGCAGCTCCCCCATGGCCTTTGCCCTCAGCACATACATGAACCACACTGGCATCCGCAGCCGTGAGCCACGTGTAGCCAGCACCAGTGAGAAGGCACAGGCCCTCCCGGACAAGGACAAGTGGCTGCCCTTCTTCCCCAAGGCCAAGAAGGTGAGTGGCTTGATGGctgctgtccctctgctctgctcccagctcccctcTGCAGTGTGTGGTTGGGATGGAGGAAGAGCTGTGGTGTATTGCCCACGTTGTGATGCCAGCATTCCTCTCGGGtgtcccagcagagcagcagcacgaAGAAGGACAAGGATGCCATAGAAGACAAGAAGCGCAACCCCATCCTAAAGTACATTGCGAAGCCCAAAATGTCCCAGAGCAGTGAGTATTGGGATATTCTGGAACACTGAGCTGCTcagctcactgctgctgggagacCTACAGCCTTTGGGCAGCCCTTAGGCACCCATCAACCCATAGCAGGCACTTCTCATCTGCCAGCTATGCTCTCCTCATCCAGCCCCTTTCAAAACCTCTTGTCTCAACCTCGCTCCCAAATGGCTTtgaagggagcaggaggggagcTGAGCAGTCCTCACCATACATGTGTGCTCTGGCACATGTGTGCATGTCTGCTCTGACACGCATATGtatgttcccccccccccctgcttTCAGTTCTTATACCATTAGCTCACACGCTCCCTTCTCTGCCTCCTCCGCTGTTGATAGATGCAGGATTGATTTGACatctcatttttgttcttttgttttttttcctttcagcatttcATGTCCCTTTGTCCCCTGTCGAAGGTAAAAgcccttttcttttatttgccaTTCATCTCACGTGCTCAGTTTTGATTTGTTCCCCCCAGCGCTGCTACACCGGGCACTGGATGGGCtatggggtgggaggagggctGCCCATGGGCACTCTGGATGTCCCCAGGGAAGCCCCAGTGGTGGCCTTGGTGACATCCCACAGTGAGGACAGCAGTGCCACCATCTAtctcctccttcctgccctcACCAGGAtccctcccttctctttgcCCCAGCAGTCAAACCCGGCAATGTGAGGAACATTATCCAGCACTTTGAGAACAACCAGCATTATGAGAGCCAGGAACCCGGTTCACAGCGTCTCTCCACTGGCAGCTTCCCTGAGGACCTGCTGGAGGGTGATGGGTAGGAAGGGTTTTGGGGGGGCAATTCCTGCcctctgtgttttctgcctgTGCATCCCTCAGCCTGATGCTCTTGGCTCTGTCTCCCTGCTGCAGATCTCGTGCTGAGGTCAAGCTGGGCCGCTCGGAGAGCTTGAAAGGCCGTgaagagatgaagaaatcaaggaaagcagaaaacgTGCCCCGCTCCCGTAGCGACGTGGACATggatgctgcagctgaggcCACCAGGCTTCACCAGTCAGCATCATCCTCTGCCTCCAGTCTGTCCACCAGGTGGGAGCtaccagcagagccaggctAGGGGAGATGGGTTACCTGTGGCCCtcaggagggagctgggatggtCCATTGCCTGTCCACAGTGTCTGGGCTCTGCACCTCCTGGTGCAGCCCTGAGAGTCCAACTTCACAGCTGATATTTGTCATGGGAAGCCAACGAGAATTTGGTTTAATCCACATTTGTGCCCCAAGCCCTGCATTGCGATGGGTGGCACTTTGCCCCTCAATGGATTTGCTCCCGGGAAgtgctgcagggtgctgtgTTGGGAGTAGAGGGCCCTGTGGATGCCACAGGGTCTCATGGGTGATGCTCCCATCCCTCCCCAGGTCGCTGGAGAATCCCACCCCCCCCTACACACCGAAGATGGGACGCAGGTGAGTGGcacggctgctgctgccatcgCCTCTACCTCAGCACCCCGAGCCCGCCGCCACCTCCAGGGCTGGGTCCTACAGAGCAGGAGGGTCACTGTAGAGGGGGCTGGGGGTGTCAGAGGGGACCTTTCTAGCTTCTCCCAGGCCTTGATAGAACACCAGGGGAAGCAATGCTcagggctgccctgggagggtgggagggagccCCCAGAGATGCCTCCACTTGGCACAGTCCTGCGTAACGCCAGCTCCCCATCCCAGGAGTTAGGAGGCACCTCTGTTCCCTTGTGTCTCACGCAGGAGCTTAATCGACCTATATAGATGGCTGCTGGGGGACCTAGTCTGTTAGCTCAAGAGTCAGAGGCTTGTGCTTCTTGTGCTGAAGGTCCCGGGTTCAAGCCGAAATAGGGCCCAGGTAGATAttggctgtgctgggagtgcTGCAGGCGGGCTCATGGGAGGTAGGACTTCAGAGTactctcactgctgcttttcatccACCCAGGAGCATCGAGTCGCCCAGCCTGGGCTTTGGTGCTGACCCCTTCCTGCCTCACCTGCTGGAGGACGAGCAGGGCCAACTCTCAGACCTGGAATCCGAGCTGGATGCACAGAACTGGCAACACACGGTGGGCCGGGAGCTGCTGGCCAGCCTGCCACAGAAGGAGATTGACCGGCAGGAAGTGATCAATGGTGAGGAGCTTAAGAGTGAGGAGTTGAGGGGTCTGTGCCTCTGCAGACACAGCCCAAGGACACCTCCAACTCCTCTGCCTCTCAACAGAGCTCTTTGCCACGGAGGTGTCTCACCTCCGCATCCTCCGAGTCCTTGACCTTCTCTTTTACCAGCGGATGAGGAAGGAGAGCCTGCTGTCCAGGGAAGAGTTGGCACTGCTCTTCCCCAACCTCCCAGATGTGATTGAAATCCACAGTAagttcttccttcccttctttctgtcCTGCAAACCTTTTTTGCAgtggcagtgctgccctgggctgtgTAGTGACcagcttgggctgggctgtttGATTGCTGCAGATCTTTGTAGCCCACTTTCAGTTTCACtcatggcagcagcagtcaAAGTTCACTGTTTCTCCCACTTCCTCCTCCAGATTCCCTCTCCGAATCAATGAAGAAGCTCCGGGAAGAAGGACCAATCATTAAGGAAATCGGGGATCTCATGCTGTCCCGGGTAAAGAGGGGTGGTTGCTCAGAGGGGATGGGGTGACTCCTGCCCTGAGGACATCACATCCTCTAGGAGTGGACAGGGGAGCCTGAAGGTTTctgtgcagagagcagagatgaCCCTGCTGTTACGGAGACCTGTGCTGTCCCCCTCGGTGCCTCTAGGAACCAGAACATGGAAATGGAGGAGCTTTGGGAGGGCCGTGGTGGGGTCAAGGTTGGGCCAGCTTTGTTGGAATCTGAGCCCACGTCTTTCTGTGCCCCCAGTTTGACGGCCTGGCCAAGGAGGAGATCCAGCAGGTTACTGCTGACTTTTGTTCCTACCAGTCCATTGCGCTGGAGCTTATCAAGACCAAGCAGCGCAAGGAGACCCGTTTCCAGATCTTCATGCAGGTTTGTTCCTCTCTTGGGCTGCTTCTCACCCCACGGCTCTCCTGGCTGCCCTTGCTTACACCTCAGGGCCTTTATCCTTTTCCTCCTGCCCTAGGAAGCAGAAAGCAACCCTCAGTGCCGGCGCCTGCAGCTCAAGGACTTGATCATCTCAGAAATGCAACGTCTGACCAAGTACCCGTTGCTGCTGGAGAACATCCTCAAGCACACTGAGGGTAGGGGCTGGAGGACTCTTAGGGTTGTGAGGAtggtgtgctgctgtgcagccgGGAtgggtgggtgctggggggaTTCCTCCCTTCCATCAGCTCTGGGCTGGCTCCATGTGGGCTCAGGATGCAGCCATGAGTGTGTGAGTGTTGCTCAGCTACACAGGGCAGCACCTGCTCCCCCTGACCCTCACCCTTCTCCAGTGGGCACCTCAGAGCATGATAAGCTGTGCCGGGCCCGAGACCAGTGCCGGGACATCCTCAAGTATGTGAATGAAGCGGTGAAACAAGCAGAGAACCGACATCGGCTGGAGGGCTACCAGAAACGCCTGGATGCCACCTCACTGGAGAGGACCAGCAACCCGCTGGCAGCTGAGTTCAAGGTGATTCCAGCTCCTTGTAGGCCTGGGGGGGCTGCCTGGTGCCAGCGCATTCACCACTGCCCTCTCATTCCTCCAGAGCCTGGACCTCACCTCCCGCCGCATGATCCACGAAGGGCCACTCACCTGGCGTATCAGCAAGGATAAGACTGTGGGTATGGACCTCCCCTCAGGTCCTGCAGGATGTGGGCCCCCTCCAGCTCTGGGGACCCTCTGAGGCTGTGCCAGCTGGAGTTGTGGTGTCCTCAGGGTTATCCTTCCTGGGCTGTGAGCACATCTCTGAGCTTCTTCTCTCCGCTCTCTGCTCCAGATCTGCACGTGCTGCTTCTGGAGGACCTCCTGGTGCTGCTACAGAAACAAGATGAAAAGCTGGTGCTCAAGTGCCATGGCAAGACAGCTCTGGGCTCCTTGGACAACAAGCAGACCTTCAGCCCTATCCTCAAGCTCAACTCAGTGCTCATTCGCTCCGTGGCCACAGGTAGGGGACAGCAGGATGCAGGGGGTGGCAGGGGTCCTGTCCTCTTGAGTGTGTTCTTCATTATACCTTGAGCTTCTCCATTGCTTTGTCCCCCGTGCAGATAAACGAGCCTTCTTCATCATCTGCACATCAGAGCTGGGACCCCAGATCTACGAGCTGGTAGCACTGACGTCCTCCGAGAAGAACACGTAAGGGCTAAAGGGGCACTGGTGCCATGGGGCAGTGCGTGGCTGGGGAGGGGGCTCCCCAGTGTGACCCCCTCAGGAGCTGACGGTGCTCTGGGCCGGCCAGGTGGATGGAGGTGTTAGAGGAGGCAGTGCAGAGTGCCATGAGGAATGCTACCTTCCCCCCAAAGCGCCAGATGCCGGAACCCACTCGCATGGCACCTTCAAGGTGAGTAGGGTTGGAGCCTGGTCTGACACTCGGTGGCACTGCTGGGTGTCTCCAGCTGGTGGGGCTGGAGACATGGgttctccctgctgcaggagctaTTTGCTGGAGACCCAGAAGCAGCTCTCAGGGCTCCTGGCCCCTTAGCACTGCCATCCTCCAGTCTAACCCCTCTCCATCCTGCAGCCTGGTGTTGCAGGACCCCGACGTCTCCCCCATCCTGTCCCAagtcagcagctctgcagcggAGGTGGAGGAGAGTTCTTCAGGTGATTTCCCATGCTCAGTTGCCCATCTGTCTCTGGGCTCAGGACACAACCCTGAgctctcccctctccctgcagcagacGACAATCCCACAGAGCTACTGGGTAGGGAGCAACCTCCAGTGCTGCCAGAGGAGCCGGGGAGCAGcgaggtggaggaggaagagctgccCCCTGGACCTTTGCACACAGAGGTGTCTGATGCTCACCCAGAGCCCTCCATGCGCCTGGCACTGCCAGTTCCCAGCCCAGCTGAGGGGTTGGCCGAGGCAGCCCTGGAGGATGGTGAGTGATGCTCAGGAGGACTGGGGAGGCCCCCCATGATATCAGCCTCCCCCCAATTGTCCCTCTTGTCCCAGTGGAGAACCTGAGGCTGCTGATCCTGCGTCGGCTCCTGCCCAGCCGTGACACTGAACCTGAGGACGACTTGACACCCACACCGTCAGTCATTGGGGGTACCCACACTTGGGACTCAGTGCTTTCCAGCCAGGATTCGGCCTCCCAGGAGGTGCTGGCTGAGCCTCAAAGTGCTGCCGAAGAGCCAAAGACCAGATCAGGGTGGGAGGAACAGAGTGAGACGGGTCCAACAGTGtctgctgaggagcagagcagctacAAGGTGGTCCGGAAAGGTATGGGGAGCTGCCAACCCCCAACCAGACATAGGGGGGCACCCGGGGGctgttcctttccttcctttggcTGGGATTTGGGGTCTCTCTGCATGAGCTTTGGAGCTGGGATGCTGGTGGTGGGCTCTGATGGGTGCTGGTGGTGGGATGCTAACTGATGCCAGGGGTGCTGGTATATGGGTGCTGGTGGTGGGGAGCTGATGGGTGCTGATGCTTGAAGGTAGCGCTAATTGGTGTTGGGGATGCTGACTGCTGGTATATGGGTGCTGGTGATGGGATGCTGATTGGTGCTGGTGGTGGGTGCTGGTGGCGGGGCCAGCTcaccccctccctctcccttcccccatcTCTTTTTGGGGTGCACAGCCCCAGCGGAGGGTGCTCAGGAGGCCACGCCCTCGCCAGGCAGCAGCCAATCAgaaactgagctgcaggaaggaggcGGAGCTAATGTAGATGGTAAAGAGACCCCCATCCCCTTCCTGGGGGTGTCCTTGAGTCCCCAGAGCCGTGTTTCCCCATTGTGCCCTCCTGTCCCTTAAGGGCAGCCATATCCTCCAGAGGGATACGTGTCCCTATGGGGTGCTGTATCCttggggaggggtgggaggggtCCATGTCCCCCAAGGGCCGTCCCCAGAGCTCAGGACACAGAGTGCCACCACAACCCTGATGCCCCCCACTGCTCTAAGcctgtcccccccccctcctttacAGGTAACTACTTCTATGTCAGCATGCCCGCCGGGCCCCCCGAACCTGTGCCACCTCCAGGACCCCCCCATGCCTTCCCACCTGAGGAACCCCCCCGGCCCAGCGCTGCTGAGGGTCCCCCAGACCCACCCGGCCCCCTCCGAGATGTCGACCTCATCTTCCGCACCATCGAGCAGCTGACGCTGAAGCTCAACAGGCTGAAGGTGAGTCCCAGTCAAGGGCTGATAGAACAGAGGGGGAAACCACAAAcctgtgccccccccccagcccttaTATTGTGCCTTTTCCCctcacttccccccccccccaggctgTCGAAGCTGCCCATTGGGAGCTGCTGCGATCCCTTGGGCACAGCTCATCTGCAGACACCACCCCTGTGGGGCACCCAGCCCCTGGGATGGAGGGGTGGGCCCAACAACCCCACAGCCCCGAGGGAGGCAGCCCCCTGACCCGCTCCCTGAGGAGCCTGCAGGGCCACAGCGCCAACATCCCAGGTGAGCGGCTGCACCCcatctcctttccctctgctctccatCCCCCTCATCACCCCACTTCTTGCCGTCTTCCTCCCTTACCCTTCTTGCCCCATTCTCTCTGTCTCCCTTCAGtatctcatccccatccctttctccctcttcctAATCATCCCCCTTCAAGTGGTTGGGGATGGAAGGGAACCTTCATTTACACCCCGACTCTCAATTCCTCCCCTCTCACaccccctttctctcctccaggctgcagagccccCTTGGCTGAAGACCCCACACACACCGCCGACCTTTAGCCACGGAGTGGGGTGGGGGtcaacctcccccccccccccccaacaatCACTTAAATCTGGGGAGCTGCCCACCAGCCCCTTCCACCCCTTGGGGGCTGGTGGGCACTGCCAGCCTCACCCATAGGGGGTTCCCCTATGGAAAAGAGGGAGCATGGGGGACCCCCTTTCACCCTGCATGGCAGCCCCAGCCTGGCTCCCTGCCTCCCCTGGCCGTGAGCTCTGGATCTAGTCTGTATAAAtgcactttgttttgttcctctcCGTGCTGCGGCCCTTTGCTCCCCGCTGACTATAAATATGTACGTATGTGCACCCCATCGTGTAAATAacccccctcccatccccatcctcccccTGTGTCACCCCCACGGGGGACAGTCGTGTCCCCAAAGCTGGGGGGCGAAGGGCAGCCCATCCCATGTGTAGAAGCGAGGCCGACGTTGGGGtgtctgatatatatatatattatatataatagaGCCAAGATTGACCGGTTGCTGTTTGATGCTGTATCATCTGTTCCATTTGATTCCTTCCCGCGGTAAAGAAATTGATcgttgttattattttgtaaaGTAAAAGCCcagaaatgtgctgttttttcACCCATAGGCACATGTGGGGCTCATGGATCCAGGTTATACTGCTCCTCTTCCCCCAACCACCCCAGGCTGGGGGTTCAGTGCCTCTATATGCCATATGCTggcagctggggggggggtctcaGTTACCCCTTGGAAGCTACGGGGGTCCCAAGGCTATGGAGGCTCACAGGGTGGAGGGGAGTTCGCAGGGGGGTGGAGGTTTATTGGGGTTCCCATAGAGCTGACGGTTCCGGACCAGACTGATCTTAGCACTGAGTCCCCGACCTTTTATAGGACTCGGGGGGCTCACGGCGGCACCAATCACAGCGCGGCAGCTGAAGCACCATTGGTCTATTTCTAAGCCAATCACCGCGTGCAATTTGGATCCATCTTTAGGCCCATAGCTGGATCTGTCGCGGCACCACCTCTAGGCCCCGCCCACCCACCCCATTGGACCAATCACAGAGCGCGCTTTGGATCCCTCCTTGGGCCGACGAAGCGACAATCCCTGTCCCCGTCCCCCACGCGGTTTCTATGTCAACCTCGGGCCACGCTGGACTCTGTCCCCCCCGGGCTGCTCTCTGTAGGGAGGGCGGGGGGGGCTGTCTGCCCCCATCCCACCTATAGAGGAGTGACCCACACTGAGTAGGAGTGTGGGGGGGGTGCCTGACATGAGTACAGAGCCAAAACTGACCGGCTGCTGTTTGATGCTACATAATAACTTTATTAAAGAAAAGCCCAGAAAGATGCTGGTCCTCAAATGCAGGCAAACGTGGGTGTTCAAGGATCCGGGCTGTGCTCCTCCTCATGCTCTGCTGGCTGAGGGAGGGGgtctctctgctgcagcagctcctggagccGGGTAAGGACTGTACAGGTAGTGGGGAAGCTGTTCCTCTAGGAAGGGGGTACAGGGAATAAAGCTGAGCCCTGCCGTGCCAGCAGCCCCTATTGAACCCAGCTTACATGCAGGGAGAGGCGGCGCAGCCCCTGCTtccccccagctccctcctgctgctgcccctccACTGCAGCCAGCAATGCACGCAGGCCACGCTCCGTGATGCGGTTGTCTGTGGAGGGAGGAAACAACCATGGGGGGGATAGAGCTGCTCTACagccagcccccccccccagcctcaCACTCACAAGCCAGGTTGAGGTTGAGCAGCACTCGGTTCCCAGGCAGAATGACGTTGCCATCTTGGTGCCAGGCTGGCTCCAGCAATGGGTGGATGGGCTCAGGTGGTTCCAATGCCTGGGTATATTGGGAGGGGTCTTGAGGatgcaggggctgcagcagagggTGTCCCCCCAACCTAAGTCCCACCGTGCTGCTCACGTcgatgctgtgctgctcctcgaTAACCCTTGCACCACGGCCACGTCGGGTGTCTAAGGAAACTGACACTGCAAGGAAGAGCAAAGTGGGAGCAGCTGAGCCaggagcagcccccagcacgTTCCCCCCAGCACCCTCAACTCACACTTCTTGCTCTGCTTGATGTCGTCCTTCCGCAGCCGGTCCTGCAAAGGGGCAGAGAGCTCAGCCCCACTGCACCCCTCAGGCAGCACTGTAGGACCCCCCCCCAACCAATACTGGGAACTGGGGAAACCGaggcacagctccagcactgccttCAACCCAATCAGGGCTACCCAAAGACTCCATGTTGAGACCCCCGCACACCCCATCTCCTCACCTTCTTTTTGGTTGAGCTCTTGCCCTGTTTGGATGGAGACAGCTTGCCTGCAACATCACTGccatgcaggctcagggcaCGACCACTGAAAGGTTCAAACTGCTTGGAGATGTCATAAGGAAGGATGCTCGGGGATAGGGGTCCCAAAAAGGTAAAGCCCCCATCCCATACCCAATGCTTACTGCACGGGGCTGCCCCTGTTTCTCCATCagcagcctcctcctctccaccACCTCCGCATGCCTCAGTttgaagggctgcagcacctctgccaGCTTCTGGGCTCCAATGTCCCCAATGCGGTTGTGGCCCAGGGACAGGGAAAGCAGTGAGCGATTCCAGCGCAGCCCCTTTGGGGGTGGGATGAGGAAGGGGCTGAGAGGAGGCATAGGCAGCTCATGGCATGGGGGGGGAGAAGGTGCTGGGAGGGGATACAGGCAGCATTCAGCCCCCCCATGGCCCTGCTGCCCCCACCTCAGCAATGTGCTCTGCACCCACGTCTGTGATGCAGTTGAAGCTGAGGACCAGAGAGAGCAGGCTGCGGTTGGAGGAGTTCATGGTGGAAAGGCTTTGACCCAGAAGCTGTGCAGCCGTGTCACCAATGCAGTTGTTGCGCAGAGACAAGTGGGACAGCCTGGGGGGGGGGTACAGGAGGGTTGGGAGACATTGGGGAGGGGGGGTCACTTTGTAGCTGGGGACACTGTGCAAAGGGCAGAGCCTGGCACTCACGTGCTGCTGGCCCCTATCAGGACATGGAAGGAGTGTTCTGGCAAAGGGTTCCCCTCCAGAGTGAGCGACCTGTGGGGTCAAACAGCACTGATATGCCCTCAATTAATGACAATGAGACCTTcagcatcccccccccccctcaaacCTCTCCCAGCCTACCAGAGCTGGGGGCAGCTTGCCACCATCGTGCCCACTGTAGGCAGCATGCTGTCAGTCAGCCCAGCACTCCAGAAGCTGTGAGGACAGATGCATCACTCGGCCATCACTGAGCAACTGGCCTGGGGGGCCACCCTCCACATACTCACTTCAAGGCTTtcagattgcccagggaggGCAGACATTTGTTGAGAACACCCAGCATCTCCTCTTCCACTTTCCAGCCTGCAGGATACAA
This Excalfactoria chinensis isolate bCotChi1 chromosome 31, bCotChi1.hap2, whole genome shotgun sequence DNA region includes the following protein-coding sequences:
- the ARHGEF11 gene encoding rho guanine nucleotide exchange factor 11 isoform X10 translates to MSVRPPQAAPDSRAGSKRQRLPRLSSLSSLGDSSSERRSPGHRRQPSDSSETTGLVQRCVIIQKDQHGFGFTVSGDRIVLVQSVRPGGAAMKAGVQEGDRIVKVNGTMVTNSSHLEVVKLIKSGAYVALTLLGSPPPSVGLSNSQQDMSTTGAPRNAPACPPPPPPPPLPPPQRITGPKPLQDPEVQKHATQILRNMLRQEEAELQRFYEAYNRNPGTVVGEQIEGARRRVSQLQLKIRQETSGSMDLGRLCGDSSMAMFRAAEGRLSLDSQDGDSGLESGTERFPSVSEISLNRNSVLSDHGLDSPRTSPVITARLFQHHRRQGSDTAFTPTTEQGSERTGRPLIIGPEEDYDPGYFNNECDSLFQDLGKLKSRPAHLGVFLRYIFSQADPSPLLFYLCADVCQQTTAKDSRGLGKDIWNIFLDRNAPLRVKVSEQLLAEIEARLRNGDDVRAALFEAQEMVMPEIQEQIQDYRTKRTMGLGSLYGENDLLDLDGDPQKERQVAEKQLAQLGDILSKYEEDRSSPMAFALSTYMNHTGIRSREPRVASTSEKAQALPDKDKWLPFFPKAKKSSSTKKDKDAIEDKKRNPILKYIAKPKMSQSTVKPGNVRNIIQHFENNQHYESQEPGSQRLSTGSFPEDLLEGDGSRAEVKLGRSESLKGREEMKKSRKAENVPRSRSDVDMDAAAEATRLHQSASSSASSLSTRSLENPTPPYTPKMGRRSIESPSLGFGADPFLPHLLEDEQGQLSDLESELDAQNWQHTVGRELLASLPQKEIDRQEVINELFATEVSHLRILRVLDLLFYQRMRKESLLSREELALLFPNLPDVIEIHNSLSESMKKLREEGPIIKEIGDLMLSRFDGLAKEEIQQVTADFCSYQSIALELIKTKQRKETRFQIFMQEAESNPQCRRLQLKDLIISEMQRLTKYPLLLENILKHTEVGTSEHDKLCRARDQCRDILKYVNEAVKQAENRHRLEGYQKRLDATSLERTSNPLAAEFKSLDLTSRRMIHEGPLTWRISKDKTVDLHVLLLEDLLVLLQKQDEKLVLKCHGKTALGSLDNKQTFSPILKLNSVLIRSVATDKRAFFIICTSELGPQIYELVALTSSEKNTWMEVLEEAVQSAMRNATFPPKRQMPEPTRMAPSSLVLQDPDVSPILSQVSSSAAEVEESSSADDNPTELLGREQPPVLPEEPGSSEVEEEELPPGPLHTEVSDAHPEPSMRLALPVPSPAEGLAEAALEDVENLRLLILRRLLPSRDTEPEDDLTPTPSVIGGTHTWDSVLSSQDSASQEVLAEPQSAAEEPKTRSGWEEQSETGPTVSAEEQSSYKVVRKAPAEGAQEATPSPGSSQSETELQEGGGANVDGNYFYVSMPAGPPEPVPPPGPPHAFPPEEPPRPSAAEGPPDPPGPLRDVDLIFRTIEQLTLKLNRLKAVEAAHWELLRSLGHSSSADTTPVGHPAPGMEGWAQQPHSPEGGSPLTRSLRSLQGHSANIPGCRAPLAEDPTHTADL